A stretch of Bombus huntii isolate Logan2020A chromosome 7, iyBomHunt1.1, whole genome shotgun sequence DNA encodes these proteins:
- the LOC126867711 gene encoding malate dehydrogenase, cytoplasmic, with translation MSEPINVVVTGAAGQIAYSLLYQLAAGSVFGPNQPINLRLLDIPVMMKVLDGVVMELEDLALPLLKEVVPTADPNVAFKNVAAAFLVGAMPRKEGMERKDLLAANVEIFKVQGEALDKHARKDVKVLVVGNPANTNALICSHYAPSIPKQNFTAMTRLDQNRAQAALAARLNVQVDKVKNVIIWGNHSSTQYPDAAHATVTLQGSTKPVPSAINNDNWLNTTFVETIQKRGAAVIAARKMSSAMSAAKAAGDHMRDWWLGTKPGEWVSMGVLSDDSYGIPRDIVFSFPVTIENGQYKIVQGLPISDFARSKLNITSKELEEERAEANNVLHKK, from the exons ATG aGCGAGCCAATAAATGTGGTGGTTACGGGAGCTGCAGGGCAAATTGCATATTCTTTATTGTACCAGCTTGCTGCTGGTTCAGTTTTTGGTCCAAATCAACCAATAAATCTTCGTTTATTAGATATTCCTGTTATGATGAAAGTATTGGATGGAGTAGTTATGGAATTAGAAGACTTAGCTCTTCCACTTCTGAAag AAGTTGTTCCTACAGCTGATCCAAATGTAGCCTTCAAAAACGTAGCTGCAGCCTTTCTTGTTGGAGCAATGCCCCGAAAAGAAGGAATGGAGAGAAAAGATCTCCTAGCTGCTaatgtagaaatttttaaagttCAAGGAGAAGCTCTAGACAAACATGCTCGAAAAGATGTTAAGGTCTTAGTTGTTGGCAATCCTGCTAATACAAATGCCTTAATTTGTTCTCATTATGCACCTTCTATTCCAAAGCAAAATTTTACTGCTATGACTAGATTGGATCAAAATCGTGCTCAAGCAGCTTTAGCAGCACGACTAAATGTACAG gttgataaagtaaaaaatgttattatctGGGGCAATCACAGTTCAACTCAATATCCTGATGCAGCTCATGCTACTGTAACCCTTCAAGGTTCCACTAAGCCAGTGCCTTCAGCCATAAACAATGATAACTGGTTAAATACTACTTTCGTGGAAACAATTCAAAAACGTGGTGCAGCTGTGATAGCTGCTAGAAAAATGTCATCTGCAATGTCAGCTGCTAAAGCAGCTGGAGATCACATGAGAGATTGGTGGTTGGGTACCAAACCAGGAGAATGGGTTAGCATGGGGGTGTTGTCTGATGACAGTTATGGAATTCCAAGAGATATTGTGTTCTCTTTCCCAGTTACTATAGAAAATGGACAATACAAAATTGTtcaa GGACTTCCAATCAGTGACTTTGCTAgatcaaaattaaatattacatccAAAGAATTAGAAGAGGAACGTGCAGAAGCAAATAATGTGCTACACAAAAAGTGA
- the LOC126867708 gene encoding phosphatidylinositol-3-phosphatase SAC1, whose product MKLHTDVYDKLYLYITPEKFYVEPIGTKVLLVVDRVSQQIYMQAGTASQIPSTASRRKIWGIVGTIRLLACRYLIVITDAAEVGTIAGHQIFKLVSTDVIPYTKSSLHLSEKQVQNNSTYVEMIKSVLNTPYFYFSYTYDLSHTMQRLQNTPPEFLQMPLHDRADLRFVWNAYLLQDLTSRPEQYKFCLPIIHGFVSLNTITVTGSTSFNLGVVSRRSVHRAGTRLFSRGIDTTGNVSNYVETEQLVEFNGHRMSFVQTRGSIPLFWYQAPNLKYKPKPQLSTHEDHQTACARHFETQIFHYGKQILINLIDQRGPEAVLEKAYGNVVQRINNQNVRYESFDFHAECRRLRWDRLNVLLDRLAPELEQMGYFLLLEDGTLLSAQDGVFRTNCIDCLDRTNVVQSMIAKKVLNDVLPRLQVLRKIEDHPSVEEQFKRIWTDNADVISVQYSGTGALKTDFTRTGKRTKLGAIRDGLNSLTRYYKNNFTDGYRQDSLDLFLGRYIVQDGECTLLQCPLESERNWRYATFPLVLLVASSMLVAHVILPSRYTTEILLYMLFWGAMVAGTFATIIHHGKQYVDKPKLL is encoded by the exons ATGAAGTTACACACAGATGTATATGACAAATTATATTT ATACATAACACCTGAAAAGTTTTATGTAGAACCTATTGGAACTAAAGTGTTGCTTGTAGTTGATAGAGTGAGTCAGCAAATTTATATGCAAG CTGGTACAGCTAGTCAAATTCCATCAACTGCAAGTCGTAGAAAGATATGGGGTATAGTAGGAACTATAAGACTATTAGCGTGCCGATATCTTATAGTGATAACAGATGCTGCAGAAGTTGGAACAATAGCTGGTCATCAGATTTTTAAACTAGTTTCGACAGATGTTATACCCTATACTAAATCTTCATTACATCTTAGTGAAAAACAAGTGCAAAACAATTCGACATATGTAGAAATGATTAAATCTGTATTAAATACaccttatttttattttagttacacatACGATCTCAGTCATACAATGCAAAGACTTCAAAACACCCCTCCTGAATTTTTACAG ATGCCACTTCATGACAGGGCAGACCTTAGATTTGTATGGAATGCTTATCTCCTGCAAGATCTAACATCAAGGCCTGagcaatataaattttgtctGCCTATTATTCATGGAT TTGTATCATTAAATACTATTACTGTAACTGGTAGTACATCATTTAATTTGGGTGTAGTATCTAGACGAAGTGTGCATCGTGCAGGAACAAGGTTGTTTTCACGTGGCATAGACACTACTGGTAATGTTTCTAATTATGTAGAAACAGAGCAACTAGTTGAATTTAATGGACATCGCATGTCTTTTGTACAAACGCGAGGGTCTATTCCTTTATTCTGGTATCAGGCAccaaatttgaaatataaaccTAAACCTCAATTGAGTACTCACGAGGATCATCAAACTGCCTGTGCACGGCATTTTGAAActcaaatatttcattatggGAAGCaaatattgataaattta ATCGATCAACGTGGTCCAGAAGCTGTACTTGAAAAAGCATACGGCAATGTAGTACAACGAATTAATAATCAGAACGTTCGGTACGAAAGTTTTGATTTTCACGCTGAATGTAGAAGATTGAGATGGGACCGGTTAAATGTATTACTCGATCGATTAGCTCCCGAATTAGAACAGATGGGTTACTTTTTATTGTTGGAAGATGGAACACTGTTATCGGCGCAAGACGGCGTTTTCCGTACCAATTGCATCGATTGTCTTGATAGAACTAATGTTGTTCAAAGTATGATTGCAAAGAAAGTTCTTAATGATGTGTTACCAAGGTTGCAGGTCCTTAGAAAGATTGAAGATCATCCTAGCGTCGAAGAACAATTCAAACGG ATTTGGACTGACAATGCAGACGTTATAAGTGTTCAATACTCAGGTACTGGTGCATTGAAGACAGATTTTACTCGAACTGGTAAACGAACTAAATTGGGTGCAATCAGAGATGGCTTGAATTCTTTAACAAGatactataaaaataatttcaccgACGGTTATAGACAA GATTCATTGGACTTATTCTTGGGTCGCTACATTGTACAAGATGGTGAATGTACGTTACTTCAATGTCCTTTGGAATCGGAAAGGAATTGGCGTTATGCTACGTTCCCTTTGGTACTCCTTGTTGCATCATCCATGTTGGTTGCTCACGTAATTTTGCCTTCGAGATATACTACTGAAATTTTGTTGTATATGCTATTTTGGGGTGCTATGGTAGCTGGTACATTTGCAACTATTATCCATCACGGCAAACAATACGTGGATAAACCTAAGctactttaa